Proteins from a single region of Desertibacillus haloalkaliphilus:
- a CDS encoding lanthionine synthetase LanC family protein, with translation MENQFVKILNEYHLNPEINYPWANVGTTNRVQGWKLHLSTIESEAVSLLRVVVPYLREKQISFKITQDEDVLGLLNEGALGSTQVGKFMTIYPNNDHEAKEIAEKLIQLTPSFHGPIIRTDLRLSDIVYARYGCFNPIISQNRLGLPSLFIQAADGSLRADSYEVPFVPPSDVPNPFKTFPPFDKEADNTIVNDNPFENKKMFGPGYIILDVIRAHAKGSVLLALDLRSQEDVGLKVIKQGRQYCFSDKYDRDIRTRLKYQETLHKKLSEVVPIPKVDSYFEVKGHGYLPMEYIEGQNLEHFISYCLDNCTWNSLRVTTQIEMLEHLIKIIDAVKKLHGAGYVHRDLTGTNIWIGSNKQVYLIDLELAHAIDDESPPFNLGTLGFMSPEQNNREQPTIQDDIYSLGCVMLLFFTGFDPLRIQNINKDQLSLRLGHLLHTIPSELIETIVECIDEDPNKRPLLTKVEDTVQRYMNDFKNDKTTPRNLPPISSNDYTHDLHSLIHKAQKGLLHDVITDPNTQLWMSAPHDETNEQSHDIELLFDTNKGVAGVIYLLSRLSRFGYGTKDVQERVVNAVRWLVSNEITPDQLPGLHFGHAGYAVAVAEAIAGGMIQRNDQIDEYMVKALRGKLDWPDITHGAAGQGIAALYCSDRLNDEVFSAYAHECVAYLIKNQKEDGSWEMPEGVDGMSGETLTGFAHGVAGIVYFLAEYDRRYQHANAKKAWQVGAGWLMKKAIPSDNGKSLLWEYSDKSSALWKWWCHGSPGIALTFLRLYEQTKEQQYAEVAEKALKVHSSDILTSNLSQCHGLSGLGDIYLEGYRVLEDSQWLERAQHLADKIINLRRENESNSVTWITENPYHTTADLMVGSGSVVHFLLNLSLGGEKTGFPLLLEPIKNKDN, from the coding sequence ATGGAGAATCAATTCGTTAAGATTCTTAACGAATATCATCTCAACCCAGAAATCAATTATCCCTGGGCTAATGTCGGAACAACGAATCGAGTGCAAGGCTGGAAACTTCACCTTTCGACGATTGAGTCAGAGGCAGTATCATTGCTTCGTGTAGTGGTCCCATATCTTCGTGAAAAACAGATAAGCTTTAAAATTACTCAAGATGAGGATGTTCTAGGTTTACTAAATGAAGGGGCATTGGGTTCGACACAAGTAGGAAAGTTTATGACAATCTACCCCAATAATGATCATGAGGCAAAAGAAATTGCTGAGAAACTTATTCAACTAACCCCTAGTTTTCACGGTCCAATTATTCGAACTGATTTACGGCTTAGTGATATTGTTTATGCAAGATATGGCTGTTTTAATCCGATTATTTCGCAAAACCGTCTCGGGCTACCGTCACTTTTTATTCAAGCAGCAGATGGTTCCTTACGAGCGGACTCTTATGAAGTTCCATTTGTACCTCCGTCAGATGTTCCTAATCCATTTAAAACATTTCCTCCTTTTGATAAAGAAGCTGATAACACAATAGTGAATGATAACCCTTTCGAAAATAAAAAAATGTTCGGCCCGGGGTATATCATTTTAGACGTAATTCGGGCACATGCCAAAGGCTCAGTGTTACTAGCTTTAGATTTACGTAGCCAAGAAGACGTAGGGTTAAAAGTTATTAAGCAGGGAAGGCAATATTGTTTTAGCGATAAATATGATCGTGACATTCGAACCAGATTAAAATACCAAGAAACCCTCCATAAAAAGTTGTCTGAGGTAGTTCCTATTCCAAAGGTAGATTCATACTTCGAAGTAAAGGGTCATGGTTATCTGCCAATGGAGTATATAGAGGGACAAAATCTTGAACATTTCATTTCTTATTGTTTAGATAATTGTACTTGGAATAGCCTCCGAGTTACGACGCAGATTGAGATGTTAGAACATTTAATCAAAATTATCGATGCTGTGAAAAAACTACACGGTGCCGGCTATGTCCACAGAGACTTAACGGGAACAAATATATGGATAGGGAGCAACAAGCAAGTGTATTTAATTGACCTAGAATTAGCACACGCTATCGATGATGAGTCTCCTCCTTTTAACTTAGGGACATTAGGTTTTATGTCGCCTGAGCAAAATAACCGGGAACAGCCAACAATTCAAGACGATATTTATTCTTTAGGCTGTGTCATGCTTTTGTTTTTTACTGGCTTTGATCCACTTCGCATTCAAAATATAAATAAAGACCAACTCTCACTCCGGTTAGGTCATTTATTACACACGATCCCTTCAGAGTTAATAGAAACAATCGTAGAATGTATAGACGAGGATCCAAACAAAAGACCTTTATTAACAAAGGTAGAAGATACCGTACAAAGATATATGAATGATTTTAAAAATGACAAAACAACACCTCGCAATTTACCACCAATCTCATCAAATGATTATACTCACGATTTACATTCACTTATTCATAAAGCACAAAAAGGTTTGTTACATGATGTGATCACAGATCCAAACACTCAGCTATGGATGTCAGCTCCACATGACGAAACGAATGAACAATCACATGATATTGAACTACTTTTTGATACTAATAAAGGTGTAGCTGGAGTTATTTATTTACTTAGCCGTCTTTCTCGATTTGGATATGGCACAAAAGATGTTCAAGAACGAGTCGTCAATGCTGTTCGTTGGTTGGTTAGTAATGAAATAACCCCAGACCAGTTGCCGGGGTTACATTTTGGGCATGCGGGTTATGCTGTAGCTGTTGCTGAGGCAATCGCTGGCGGTATGATTCAGAGAAATGACCAGATTGACGAGTATATGGTAAAGGCTTTGAGAGGTAAGCTCGATTGGCCTGATATCACACATGGTGCAGCAGGCCAAGGAATTGCGGCCCTTTATTGTTCGGATCGGCTGAATGATGAAGTGTTCTCAGCCTATGCCCACGAATGCGTAGCCTATTTAATAAAAAATCAGAAAGAGGATGGCTCCTGGGAAATGCCAGAAGGTGTCGATGGGATGAGCGGGGAGACATTGACCGGATTTGCGCACGGAGTAGCAGGAATAGTCTATTTCCTGGCAGAATATGATCGGCGTTATCAACATGCTAATGCAAAAAAGGCGTGGCAAGTAGGAGCAGGTTGGTTAATGAAGAAAGCCATTCCTTCAGATAATGGTAAGTCCCTTTTGTGGGAGTATAGCGATAAAAGTTCGGCGCTATGGAAATGGTGGTGTCACGGTTCACCAGGTATTGCACTAACGTTTCTTAGACTGTATGAACAAACCAAAGAACAACAATATGCTGAGGTTGCAGAAAAAGCATTGAAAGTTCACTCTTCTGACATCCTGACTTCTAATCTTAGTCAATGTCACGGTCTTAGTGGCTTAGGTGACATCTATCTCGAAGGGTATCGAGTATTAGAAGACTCACAATGGTTGGAAAGAGCTCAACATTTAGCTGATAAAATTATTAATCTACGACGTGAAAACGAATCTAATTCAGTGACTTGGATAACAGAAAACCCTTATCATACGACGGCTGATTTGATGGTAGGATCAGGTAGTGTGGTCCACTTTTTATTAAACCTTTCATTAGGGGGAGAGAAAACTGGATTCCCTCTGTTGTTAGAGCCAATTAAAAATAAAGACAATTAA
- a CDS encoding L-lactate MFS transporter, with the protein MKTKNRWLMALSAIAIHLSIGAAYAYSVYKNPLVETIGWSETYVTLAFTIMMALAGLSAAFFGPFVEKHGPRKSAILAAILFASGQAGSGLAVVVDSSIMFLLTYGLLSGLGLGVGYISPVSTLVKWFPDRRGLATGMAVLGFGTGALVTAPAAALLIETINVTNTFYVLGACYFILMMLGASYIEPPKEGWMPPSMVKAVASGQKAIKKDLRQLTAKQAVKTKHFWMLWTMKLINVSAGIMMISVASPMAQDVVGLSAAAAATMVGIMGIFNGGGRLGWAAASDYIGRHNVFLIFFVIQMVAFFTLPMTTNAIIFQILILLVVSCYGGGFSNLPAFIGDLFGTKQLGAIHGYLLTTWSLGGIIGPMLVSNIQGATGSYIPVFYVFFGMITLAFIVSVFLRMDIKKIQKQQKLQQGSSIA; encoded by the coding sequence ATGAAGACAAAAAACAGATGGTTAATGGCTTTATCCGCTATCGCTATTCACCTATCCATCGGTGCGGCCTATGCATATAGTGTATATAAAAATCCATTAGTTGAAACGATTGGCTGGTCAGAGACATATGTTACGTTAGCTTTCACCATTATGATGGCGCTCGCAGGACTATCAGCGGCTTTTTTTGGTCCATTTGTTGAAAAGCATGGTCCAAGAAAATCTGCAATCCTAGCCGCAATTTTGTTTGCTTCTGGACAAGCAGGATCTGGACTTGCAGTTGTAGTTGATTCTTCGATCATGTTTCTACTTACCTATGGATTATTAAGTGGTTTAGGCTTAGGAGTTGGATATATCTCACCTGTCTCTACCCTTGTTAAGTGGTTCCCTGACCGAAGAGGATTGGCAACAGGGATGGCTGTTTTAGGTTTTGGTACAGGCGCCTTAGTAACTGCGCCAGCTGCCGCATTATTAATCGAAACTATAAACGTTACAAATACATTTTATGTTTTAGGAGCATGTTATTTCATTTTAATGATGTTAGGAGCCTCCTACATCGAGCCTCCAAAAGAAGGCTGGATGCCTCCAAGTATGGTTAAAGCAGTGGCCTCTGGTCAAAAAGCAATAAAAAAGGATTTACGTCAATTAACAGCTAAGCAAGCAGTGAAAACGAAGCACTTCTGGATGCTATGGACAATGAAGCTCATCAATGTAAGTGCTGGAATTATGATGATCTCAGTGGCATCCCCTATGGCCCAAGATGTTGTTGGACTATCAGCCGCTGCTGCTGCAACAATGGTTGGGATCATGGGAATCTTTAATGGTGGTGGCCGATTAGGTTGGGCTGCAGCCTCTGACTACATTGGTAGACATAATGTATTTCTGATCTTTTTCGTCATTCAAATGGTGGCATTTTTCACATTACCGATGACAACAAATGCTATCATATTCCAAATCCTTATTTTGTTAGTTGTAAGTTGTTATGGTGGTGGATTCTCTAACCTCCCTGCCTTTATTGGTGACTTATTTGGAACAAAACAATTAGGTGCTATTCATGGGTACCTACTAACCACTTGGTCACTAGGTGGTATCATTGGTCCAATGCTAGTTTCTAATATTCAAGGCGCTACAGGAAGTTACATTCCTGTATTTTACGTTTTCTTTGGTATGATCACCCTTGCTTTCATTGTTTCTGTTTTCCTACGTATGGATATTAAAAAAATTCAGAAACAACAAAAGCTTCAACAGGGAAGCAGTATAGCATAA
- a CDS encoding amidohydrolase family protein has product MVKTTTKDQKNTKQQSKLHLIDTDIHERAQYKDLLPYLDQPYRRYITDCHWLQEKHMPYTQPAVAGVDRADARVPDGRPAGSDLSFMKEQLLDPVGHEVGILTGALDPSPSSMHGWYEMATALASAYNDWQIENWLDKDERLYGSVHIAAQDPQAAVREIERVGSHPKMVQVLLPIDDKLWGDPFYHPIFEAAERHDLMIGMHHNEPPIHYGQWPRYFIEWHTLIPTAHMMQVTNMVFNGVFEKFPKLKLMMIEGGFTYVPFLMRKMDQQYKDLRHEVPWIKRMPSDIIREHVCFTTQPLEEMTKKEFLQIIEQMGSDEMVSFSTDYPHWDYDSPYESLPPNLGEDLTRKLFSENARNFYPKLQRIGREK; this is encoded by the coding sequence TTGGTTAAGACGACAACAAAAGATCAAAAAAATACGAAACAACAAAGTAAACTACATTTAATTGATACAGATATTCATGAAAGAGCACAATATAAAGATTTATTACCTTATTTAGATCAGCCGTATAGAAGGTACATTACTGATTGTCACTGGTTACAGGAAAAACATATGCCATATACACAACCAGCTGTAGCAGGTGTTGACCGAGCAGATGCGAGAGTCCCAGATGGCCGTCCGGCAGGCTCTGACTTATCATTTATGAAAGAGCAACTATTGGACCCGGTTGGTCATGAAGTTGGTATTTTAACAGGTGCACTTGATCCATCTCCTTCATCAATGCATGGCTGGTATGAGATGGCGACAGCACTTGCTAGCGCATATAACGATTGGCAAATTGAAAACTGGTTAGATAAAGATGAACGCCTTTATGGTTCAGTTCATATTGCCGCCCAAGATCCTCAAGCCGCTGTACGTGAAATTGAAAGAGTAGGATCACATCCGAAAATGGTACAGGTCCTTCTTCCAATTGATGATAAATTATGGGGAGATCCTTTCTATCATCCGATTTTTGAAGCCGCAGAGCGCCATGATTTAATGATTGGAATGCATCATAACGAACCACCGATTCATTATGGACAGTGGCCGAGATACTTTATTGAATGGCATACGTTAATTCCAACTGCCCATATGATGCAGGTAACAAACATGGTCTTTAACGGTGTATTTGAAAAGTTCCCAAAATTGAAATTAATGATGATTGAAGGTGGATTTACGTATGTTCCTTTCCTTATGAGAAAAATGGATCAGCAATATAAAGACCTTCGTCATGAAGTACCATGGATTAAAAGGATGCCTAGTGATATTATCCGTGAGCATGTTTGCTTTACAACACAGCCTTTAGAGGAAATGACAAAGAAAGAGTTTCTACAAATTATAGAACAAATGGGCTCAGATGAAATGGTTTCATTCTCAACGGATTATCCACATTGGGATTACGATTCACCGTATGAATCATTACCTCCGAACCTTGGAGAAGACTTGACACGTAAGCTTTTCTCTGAAAATGCGCGAAACTTCTATCCAAAACTTCAACGTATTGGGAGGGAGAAATAA
- a CDS encoding Rieske (2Fe-2S) protein — protein MQQVVQEVIVCKKTDLNPGEMMESTFGKHSIVVARASDGEYYAFLNRCIHQGAALSKGKICGAPEPTDNLGEYDFKREGDILRCPWHGREFDIKNEGCMLANSKFKLKNFKVKVEDENVIVYK, from the coding sequence ATGCAACAAGTCGTACAAGAAGTAATTGTATGTAAAAAAACGGATCTAAATCCAGGCGAAATGATGGAAAGTACATTTGGAAAGCATTCGATTGTAGTTGCAAGAGCGTCAGATGGAGAATATTACGCGTTTTTAAATCGCTGTATTCACCAAGGTGCTGCATTATCGAAAGGGAAAATTTGTGGTGCACCAGAGCCAACTGATAATCTAGGAGAATATGACTTTAAAAGAGAAGGGGATATTCTTCGTTGTCCGTGGCATGGACGTGAGTTTGATATAAAAAATGAAGGATGCATGCTTGCAAATTCAAAATTCAAGCTAAAAAACTTCAAGGTAAAAGTAGAAGATGAGAACGTAATTGTATATAAATAG
- the betB gene encoding betaine-aldehyde dehydrogenase, with amino-acid sequence MKKMFINGQWIESESKETREIINPFNQEVVESVTEGNEVDTKKAISAAREAFDYGEWPGTPATERGLKLFKIADLIERDIEELIRLESLDTGKTVTESEADMQDIAGVFRYYAGLADKHGGEIIDSPIPNSKSKVVREPVGVCGQITPWNYPLLQAAWKIAPALAAGNTLVMKPSEITPLTTIKVFELMEEVGFPKGVVNLVLGAGATVGNELAVSHDVDLISFTGGIMTGKKIMQAASTNMKKIALELGGKNPNIVFADCDFETALDQALNAVYFHAGQVCSAGARLLVEDSIHDQFVDALVERVKKIKLGNGFDPETQSGPMISKEHREKVEQYVEIGKKEGAKLLVGGARPDHSDLQDGFFYLPTIFTDCTSEMTIVQEEVFGPVLTVERFHSEQEATKLANDSIYGLAGAVWTTDIQKAERVASKLRMGTVWINDFHPYIPQAPWGGYKQSGIGRELGSIGLEEYTELKHVYQNTDPQPLHWFK; translated from the coding sequence ATGAAAAAAATGTTCATTAATGGACAATGGATTGAATCTGAATCAAAAGAAACACGTGAGATTATTAATCCGTTTAATCAAGAAGTTGTTGAAAGTGTGACAGAAGGAAATGAAGTAGATACGAAAAAAGCCATTTCTGCAGCCCGTGAAGCATTTGACTATGGGGAATGGCCGGGTACTCCAGCGACGGAACGAGGTTTAAAGCTCTTTAAAATAGCAGATTTAATTGAAAGAGATATAGAAGAACTTATTCGATTAGAATCATTAGATACAGGTAAGACGGTAACAGAAAGTGAAGCTGATATGCAAGATATCGCCGGTGTCTTCCGCTATTATGCAGGGCTTGCTGATAAACATGGTGGTGAAATCATTGATTCGCCAATTCCTAATTCAAAAAGTAAAGTCGTAAGAGAGCCTGTTGGTGTGTGTGGTCAAATTACGCCTTGGAACTATCCATTATTACAAGCAGCATGGAAAATTGCGCCTGCTTTAGCAGCTGGAAATACACTTGTCATGAAACCAAGTGAAATAACACCTCTTACAACAATCAAAGTTTTTGAATTAATGGAGGAGGTAGGGTTTCCAAAAGGTGTTGTAAACCTGGTATTAGGTGCAGGTGCAACTGTTGGAAACGAATTAGCAGTCAGTCATGATGTTGACCTGATTTCTTTTACAGGTGGAATTATGACTGGGAAAAAGATTATGCAAGCAGCAAGTACAAATATGAAGAAAATTGCGCTTGAACTTGGTGGGAAAAATCCGAATATCGTATTTGCCGATTGTGATTTTGAGACGGCATTAGATCAAGCTTTAAATGCAGTATATTTCCATGCAGGTCAAGTATGTTCTGCAGGTGCAAGATTACTAGTAGAAGATTCTATCCATGACCAGTTTGTTGACGCGTTAGTGGAGCGAGTTAAAAAGATTAAACTTGGAAATGGATTTGACCCTGAAACACAATCAGGACCTATGATCTCCAAAGAACATCGTGAAAAGGTTGAACAATATGTTGAAATAGGGAAGAAAGAAGGAGCAAAACTCCTTGTAGGTGGTGCAAGACCAGATCATTCAGACTTACAAGACGGTTTCTTCTATTTACCTACTATCTTTACAGATTGCACGTCTGAAATGACCATTGTACAAGAAGAAGTATTCGGACCTGTTCTAACAGTTGAACGGTTCCACAGCGAACAAGAAGCAACAAAACTTGCAAATGACTCGATCTATGGACTTGCAGGTGCAGTCTGGACAACAGATATTCAAAAGGCCGAACGTGTCGCTTCAAAATTACGAATGGGAACTGTTTGGATTAATGACTTCCATCCATATATCCCACAAGCACCATGGGGAGGATATAAGCAATCTGGTATTGGGAGAGAGCTAGGCTCTATTGGTCTGGAAGAATATACAGAGTTAAAGCATGTGTATCAAAATACGGACCCACAGCCACTCCATTGGTTTAAATAA
- a CDS encoding SulP family inorganic anion transporter, translated as MSNKQTNLLLQKLNVNQRNIKNDVIAGFTLFIMLVPQGMAYAMLAGLPPVMGLYASTIPLFIYAFFASSKHLSIGPVATTSLLVFTGVSVYSEPDSMHYISLVLVLTIMVGIIQLLFGLLKVGFIVKFIPHSVLNGYTSAAAIVIGLSQVQHLLGIDMSNHLQVHLLLFELIQHVNELNLYTVFIAAGSIVMLLGLKRMKGRMPAALIVVIVSIALVSFFQLDHKGVQIVGGVPNGFPSFALPNLNIDSIQMLLPMAFTIAIVSFMESLAIAKTMGRKGKYKIYANQELKALGIANIFGACFHSYPVSGSFSRTAVNKEAGGHSQFTSIVTGLFIMITILFFTSLFYYLPNAVLAAIIVVAVYKLVDINELKHLYKVNPFEGWTWITTFTITLFVGIQWGILLGAIFTLLLILMRSTKLNIIEVGYIKEKKAFRDLSRYPNAMTLEDVLLVRIDSSLHFANSSILDEKIKGLIRHKPKTKWVVIDMAGVNDIDTISVETLGEIIEYYQEEDDIRFLFANMKGAIRDKVNKAVWKRHYPEPINLSLEKVLKEKGFNYKESRKYTSDIIDYQI; from the coding sequence ATGAGCAATAAACAAACTAATTTACTCCTTCAAAAATTAAATGTTAATCAAAGAAACATCAAAAATGATGTAATCGCTGGTTTCACCCTTTTTATAATGCTTGTTCCACAAGGGATGGCCTATGCTATGCTTGCAGGTCTGCCTCCTGTCATGGGGTTATATGCATCAACAATCCCTCTTTTTATTTATGCTTTTTTCGCTTCTTCAAAGCATTTGTCGATCGGACCTGTTGCAACAACTTCCTTACTTGTGTTCACGGGGGTTTCGGTCTATTCCGAACCGGATTCAATGCATTATATCTCACTTGTATTAGTTCTTACAATCATGGTAGGGATCATTCAGCTTTTATTTGGCCTTTTGAAAGTAGGATTTATTGTAAAATTTATCCCACATTCTGTTTTGAATGGTTACACGTCAGCGGCCGCCATTGTGATCGGTCTGAGTCAGGTTCAGCATCTACTAGGTATAGATATGTCGAATCATTTGCAAGTTCATCTTCTCTTATTTGAGCTCATCCAACATGTGAATGAACTGAATTTATACACCGTCTTCATTGCAGCCGGGAGTATTGTTATGCTTCTCGGATTAAAACGAATGAAAGGTCGTATGCCTGCTGCACTTATTGTTGTGATTGTATCCATTGCGCTGGTTTCATTTTTTCAATTGGATCATAAAGGGGTTCAAATTGTGGGAGGAGTTCCAAATGGCTTTCCTTCTTTTGCATTACCTAATCTCAATATTGATTCCATTCAAATGCTATTGCCAATGGCATTTACGATTGCCATCGTTAGTTTTATGGAGTCCCTTGCTATTGCTAAAACCATGGGACGAAAGGGAAAGTATAAAATTTACGCGAACCAAGAGTTGAAGGCTTTAGGTATTGCTAATATCTTTGGTGCATGTTTTCATTCCTACCCTGTTAGTGGTAGCTTTTCTAGAACAGCAGTCAATAAAGAAGCAGGTGGTCACAGTCAATTTACATCAATTGTAACGGGTCTATTTATCATGATTACGATCCTGTTTTTCACATCACTTTTTTATTATTTACCGAATGCAGTCCTTGCTGCCATTATTGTTGTAGCCGTATATAAATTAGTAGATATTAATGAATTGAAGCATTTATATAAAGTCAATCCATTTGAAGGTTGGACGTGGATCACAACTTTTACAATAACTTTATTTGTAGGGATTCAATGGGGCATCCTATTAGGAGCAATCTTTACACTATTGCTGATCTTAATGAGAAGTACAAAACTTAATATTATAGAGGTAGGGTATATAAAAGAGAAGAAAGCATTCAGAGATTTAAGTCGCTATCCAAATGCAATGACGTTAGAAGATGTCTTGTTGGTTCGTATTGATTCTTCCTTGCACTTTGCAAATAGCTCTATTTTAGATGAAAAGATAAAGGGGCTTATTCGTCACAAACCTAAAACAAAGTGGGTAGTAATTGATATGGCAGGCGTAAATGATATTGATACGATATCCGTTGAAACGTTAGGTGAAATCATTGAGTATTACCAAGAGGAAGACGATATCAGGTTTTTGTTCGCAAACATGAAGGGCGCAATTCGAGATAAGGTAAATAAAGCTGTATGGAAACGCCACTATCCCGAACCCATCAATCTTTCGTTAGAAAAGGTGTTAAAAGAAAAAGGATTTAACTACAAGGAGTCACGAAAATATACCTCTGATATAATTGATTATCAAATATAA
- a CDS encoding BCCT family transporter, whose protein sequence is MKNVSSVFWYALIICVVLVVWGAAAPEHLQSLSSNVTTYISEVFGWYYLLIIMLLLTFCIYLIFSRFGKIKLGKDDDQPEFSLASWFAMLFSAGMGIGLVFWTTAEPISHAFISPPGAEAGSNEAIRQSLQYSFFHWGVHAWAVYGVVALALAYFKFRKGLPGLISATLIPIFGEKNMRGKAGTIIDTLAIFATIVGVASTLGFGSAQINAGLAYLFHTPNNFGMQLLILAIATGLFIFSAWSGIGKGIKYLSNANMGLGFVLLLMLFIVGPTLYILNMFTSTLGSYIANFFDMSFRISPLNESGRTWIDNWTIFYWAWWISWAPFVGIFIARISKGRTVKEFLLGVLFVPAFVCFIFFAVFGVSALNIEQNGIDTISSYSLETTTFGVLQNYPIGELMSLITIVVIAVFFITSADSATFVLGMLSTGGSINPANSVKIVWGVAMSAMAAIIVYFGGIQGLQNMLIIAALPFSIVILLMGSSFYKAANQDVEKRTKRKDRKKNIEKKVTREVS, encoded by the coding sequence GTGAAGAATGTTAGTTCAGTTTTTTGGTACGCACTAATTATATGTGTAGTACTAGTCGTTTGGGGAGCCGCTGCGCCTGAGCATTTACAATCCTTATCCTCCAACGTGACTACATATATCTCCGAGGTGTTCGGATGGTACTACTTATTAATTATTATGCTATTGTTGACATTTTGTATCTACCTCATCTTTTCTCGCTTTGGAAAGATTAAATTGGGGAAAGATGATGATCAGCCTGAGTTTAGTTTAGCTTCATGGTTTGCTATGTTATTTAGTGCTGGAATGGGAATAGGTTTAGTTTTTTGGACGACGGCCGAACCGATTTCCCATGCATTTATAAGTCCACCAGGGGCTGAGGCTGGATCTAATGAGGCCATCAGACAGTCGCTCCAATATTCTTTTTTTCATTGGGGTGTACATGCGTGGGCAGTATATGGCGTTGTGGCGCTCGCTTTAGCTTACTTTAAGTTTCGCAAAGGCCTTCCTGGATTAATTAGCGCTACACTTATCCCTATTTTTGGAGAAAAGAATATGCGCGGAAAAGCAGGGACAATAATTGATACCCTCGCGATCTTCGCTACTATAGTGGGGGTAGCTTCAACCCTCGGCTTTGGTTCCGCACAAATTAATGCCGGCTTAGCTTACCTTTTTCATACACCGAATAACTTCGGAATGCAATTATTGATTTTAGCTATTGCCACTGGTCTATTTATTTTCTCTGCGTGGTCCGGAATCGGAAAAGGAATAAAATATTTAAGTAATGCCAATATGGGACTTGGATTTGTACTATTACTGATGTTATTTATCGTTGGCCCTACCTTATACATCTTAAACATGTTTACTTCTACGCTCGGAAGCTACATCGCTAACTTTTTTGATATGAGTTTCCGTATTTCTCCATTAAATGAAAGTGGTCGTACATGGATTGACAATTGGACAATCTTTTACTGGGCATGGTGGATCTCTTGGGCTCCATTTGTTGGGATTTTTATCGCTAGGATATCCAAGGGCCGTACAGTTAAAGAATTTTTGCTAGGTGTGCTTTTTGTCCCTGCATTTGTATGCTTTATCTTTTTCGCCGTGTTTGGTGTTTCCGCCTTGAATATTGAACAAAACGGAATTGATACAATATCTAGCTACTCTCTTGAAACGACAACGTTTGGTGTCCTTCAAAATTACCCAATAGGTGAATTAATGTCACTTATAACGATCGTTGTCATCGCAGTCTTTTTCATTACTTCAGCAGACTCAGCAACGTTTGTCCTTGGAATGCTAAGTACAGGAGGCTCAATAAACCCTGCTAATTCAGTTAAAATTGTTTGGGGTGTTGCCATGTCAGCAATGGCTGCCATCATTGTTTATTTCGGTGGTATACAAGGGCTACAGAATATGTTAATAATTGCTGCACTACCATTTTCCATTGTCATACTGTTAATGGGATCCTCATTTTACAAGGCAGCCAATCAAGATGTTGAAAAAAGAACAAAAAGAAAAGACCGTAAGAAGAACATAGAGAAGAAAGTGACTCGAGAAGTAAGTTAA
- the tnpA gene encoding IS200/IS605 family transposase — protein MLVNHKKVNSSSYYLTLYIKSRKKVFDQTISDRCKMIFEDIGAQYHIDINHWCTEQDHLFININVQTFGNVADFVEDFKVSSSKILKKEFPQLKRKFWKTNLWEKDFHLTPVKGYHCSIRTKF, from the coding sequence ATGTTAGTGAACCATAAAAAGGTAAATAGTTCATCTTATTATTTAACGTTGTATATCAAGTCTAGAAAAAAGGTATTCGATCAAACAATATCTGATCGGTGTAAAATGATTTTTGAAGATATTGGAGCGCAATATCATATTGATATAAATCATTGGTGTACTGAACAAGACCATCTCTTCATTAATATTAATGTTCAAACTTTTGGTAATGTAGCTGATTTTGTTGAAGATTTTAAGGTTTCTAGTTCAAAGATACTTAAGAAAGAATTCCCTCAACTCAAAAGAAAGTTCTGGAAAACGAACTTATGGGAAAAGGATTTCCATTTAACACCTGTAAAGGGCTACCACTGTTCAATAAGAACTAAATTTTAA